A window from Streptomyces sp. NBC_00299 encodes these proteins:
- a CDS encoding VOC family protein, whose amino-acid sequence MALEWEQVNVDAADAVALGRWWAEALGWVVLNDSADEFEIRPERDRLPGLIFGPVPEGKTVKNRLHLDFRPDDQDAEVARLLALGARHADVGQTGDEPWVTLADPEGNEFCVLGPRRT is encoded by the coding sequence ATGGCTTTGGAGTGGGAGCAGGTGAACGTCGACGCGGCCGACGCCGTGGCCCTCGGCCGCTGGTGGGCCGAGGCTCTCGGCTGGGTCGTGCTCAACGACTCGGCCGACGAGTTCGAGATCCGGCCCGAGCGGGACCGGCTGCCCGGCCTGATCTTCGGGCCCGTCCCCGAGGGCAAGACCGTCAAGAACCGCCTCCACCTCGACTTCCGCCCCGACGACCAGGACGCGGAGGTCGCCCGCCTCCTCGCCCTCGGCGCGCGCCACGCGGACGTGGGGCAGACCGGCGACGAGCCATGGGTCACGCTGGCGGACCCCGAGGGCAACGAGTTCTGCGTGCTCGGCCCGCGGCGCACCTGA
- a CDS encoding universal stress protein — MTRPITAGVDGSEESLAGLAWAAREAVRRGLPLRVVHAWRFQPHDAIDAGDEDTQAQWVRDGLAEAARTVTERHPGLDVTTDIVEGPPAETLIAAAGEAEILVLGSSGHGRVVGFLLGSVGQQAIAGATRPVVRVRAGDEASAEAAGREIVVGQQGDPEDSAAALRFAFETAAARGATVRAVRAWTLPPLFAYSPGSLKLLDEAGGLEPYEKKALGEALRPWRERFPDVPVVEHVEMGSGGQVLLSVSGRAQLMVVGRRAHRTAVGARIGSVAHGMLHLADCPVAVVPHD, encoded by the coding sequence ATGACGCGCCCGATCACGGCAGGGGTGGACGGATCGGAGGAGAGCCTCGCCGGGCTGGCCTGGGCCGCCCGCGAAGCCGTCCGCCGGGGGCTCCCCCTGCGGGTGGTGCACGCCTGGCGGTTCCAGCCGCACGACGCGATCGACGCGGGGGACGAGGACACCCAGGCACAGTGGGTGCGCGACGGGCTGGCCGAGGCTGCCCGCACCGTCACCGAGCGGCACCCGGGCCTGGACGTGACCACCGACATCGTCGAAGGCCCGCCCGCCGAGACGCTGATCGCCGCCGCGGGCGAGGCCGAGATACTCGTGCTGGGCTCGAGCGGCCACGGCCGCGTCGTCGGGTTCCTGCTGGGCTCCGTCGGGCAGCAGGCGATCGCCGGGGCCACGCGGCCCGTCGTGCGGGTACGGGCCGGGGACGAGGCGTCCGCCGAAGCCGCCGGGCGCGAGATCGTCGTCGGTCAGCAGGGCGACCCCGAGGACAGCGCCGCCGCGCTGCGGTTCGCGTTCGAGACGGCCGCGGCGCGCGGCGCGACCGTGCGCGCCGTGCGGGCCTGGACCCTGCCGCCGCTGTTCGCCTACAGCCCGGGCTCCCTGAAGCTCCTCGACGAGGCCGGGGGACTGGAGCCGTACGAGAAGAAGGCGCTGGGCGAGGCGCTGCGGCCGTGGCGGGAGCGCTTCCCCGACGTCCCCGTCGTCGAGCACGTGGAGATGGGCAGCGGCGGGCAGGTGCTGCTGTCGGTCTCCGGACGGGCCCAGCTGATGGTCGTGGGGCGCCGTGCCCACCGCACGGCCGTGGGCGCCCGGATCGGCTCGGTGGCGCACGGCATGCTGCACCTCGCGGACTGCCCGGTGGCCGTGGTGCCGCACGACTGA
- a CDS encoding DUF4032 domain-containing protein, which produces MALQISATNPEHPALLLELPWQLPLEEWPEDILVPLPRGISRHVVRYARAGSEVIAVKELAERPALREYELLRDLDRIGIPAVDPLAVVTGRTDSGGGSLESVLVTRHLGGSMPYRSMFETTMRPATMHRLMDALAVLLVRLHLAGFAWGDCSLSNTLFRRDAGAYAAYLVDAETGDLHPQLSNGQRDYDLDLARVNISGELLDLEASGALHPSVDPIEFGTEICARYHSLWEELTRTSVYPAGKYHYIERRIRRLNELGFDVAEMQIEHAGNGDTVTFVPKVVDAGHHQRQLLRLTGLDTEENQARRLLNDLESWMATQDDYAPGDPLGARPEVLAHRWVRDVFRPTVRAVPVELRGSMDAAEIYHELLEHRWYLSERAQLDIGLDTVVEDYITNILPKARETLQPTTTSD; this is translated from the coding sequence ATGGCACTGCAGATCAGCGCGACGAACCCGGAGCACCCCGCGCTCCTTCTGGAACTGCCCTGGCAGCTGCCGCTGGAGGAGTGGCCGGAGGACATCCTGGTCCCGCTGCCGCGCGGTATATCCCGGCACGTCGTGCGCTACGCCCGCGCCGGCAGCGAGGTGATCGCCGTCAAGGAGCTCGCCGAGCGCCCGGCACTGCGCGAGTACGAGCTTCTGCGCGACCTGGACCGCATCGGCATCCCGGCCGTCGACCCGCTCGCCGTGGTCACCGGCCGCACCGACTCCGGCGGGGGCTCCCTGGAGTCGGTGCTGGTGACCCGGCACCTGGGCGGCTCGATGCCGTACCGCTCGATGTTCGAGACGACGATGCGGCCCGCGACCATGCACCGCCTCATGGACGCGCTGGCCGTGCTGCTGGTCCGTCTCCACCTCGCCGGGTTCGCCTGGGGGGACTGCTCGCTGTCCAACACGCTGTTCCGGCGGGACGCGGGCGCCTACGCCGCCTATCTGGTGGACGCCGAGACCGGGGATCTGCACCCGCAGCTCAGCAACGGCCAGCGCGACTACGACCTGGATCTCGCCCGGGTCAACATCAGCGGTGAACTGCTGGACCTGGAGGCGTCCGGGGCGCTGCACCCCTCGGTGGACCCGATCGAGTTCGGCACCGAGATCTGCGCCCGCTACCACAGCCTGTGGGAAGAGCTGACCCGCACATCGGTGTACCCGGCGGGCAAGTACCACTACATCGAGCGCCGGATACGGCGACTGAACGAACTCGGTTTCGACGTGGCCGAGATGCAGATCGAGCACGCCGGCAACGGCGACACGGTCACCTTCGTGCCCAAGGTCGTCGACGCCGGCCACCACCAGCGGCAACTGCTGCGCCTAACGGGCCTGGACACCGAGGAGAACCAGGCCCGACGGCTCCTGAACGACCTGGAGAGCTGGATGGCCACCCAGGACGACTACGCCCCGGGCGACCCCCTCGGCGCCCGCCCCGAAGTCCTCGCGCACCGCTGGGTGCGGGACGTCTTCCGCCCCACCGTGCGCGCCGTGCCGGTGGAGCTGCGCGGCTCCATGGACGCCGCCGAGATCTACCACGAGCTGCTCGAACACCGCTGGTACCTGTCCGAGCGGGCACAGCTCGACATCGGCCTGGACACGGTGGTCGAGGACTACATCACGAACATCCTGCCCAAGGCCCGGGAGACGCTGCAGCCGACGACGACGTCCGACTGA
- a CDS encoding MBL fold metallo-hydrolase: MRADVQQVADGTYLVHGSNTNWVILSKGDAVTLIDTGYPGDRPKLLASLAEVGSSPEAVSAVLMTHAHTDHLGNAEYLRATYGTPVYLHEAEVPHARREFLHQVGVGTVLRNGWRPGVLPWAVHAIRSGGTAHVPVTTPEPFPSAGPLDLPGRPVPVHTPGHTDGHCAYHLPDAGVVIAGDALVSGHPTSRIKGPQLLPDMFHRERARAVASLDVLEGLKGDVLLPGHGPVHHGAVQEAALQARERAL; this comes from the coding sequence ATGCGCGCAGATGTGCAGCAAGTCGCGGACGGCACCTACCTGGTGCACGGCAGCAACACCAACTGGGTGATCCTCAGCAAGGGGGACGCCGTCACGCTGATCGACACCGGCTACCCCGGGGACCGGCCGAAGCTCCTCGCCTCCCTTGCCGAGGTGGGCAGTTCACCGGAGGCCGTCAGCGCCGTACTGATGACGCACGCGCACACCGATCACTTGGGCAACGCCGAGTACCTGCGCGCCACGTACGGCACACCCGTGTACCTCCACGAGGCCGAAGTGCCGCACGCGCGCCGGGAGTTCCTGCACCAGGTCGGCGTCGGTACGGTCCTGAGGAACGGCTGGCGCCCCGGGGTGCTGCCCTGGGCGGTCCACGCGATCCGCTCCGGCGGCACCGCGCACGTCCCCGTCACCACCCCCGAGCCGTTCCCGTCGGCCGGCCCGCTGGATCTGCCCGGCCGGCCCGTCCCGGTGCACACGCCGGGTCACACCGACGGGCACTGCGCCTACCACCTGCCCGACGCCGGTGTGGTGATCGCGGGCGACGCCCTGGTCAGCGGGCACCCCACCTCCCGGATCAAGGGACCGCAGCTGCTGCCCGACATGTTCCACCGCGAGCGGGCCCGTGCCGTGGCCTCGCTGGACGTACTCGAAGGCCTCAAGGGGGATGTGCTGCTCCCCGGGCACGGCCCCGTGCACCATGGAGCGGTGCAGGAAGCTGCTCTTCAGGCCCGGGAGCGCGCGCTCTAA
- a CDS encoding alpha-ketoglutarate-dependent dioxygenase AlkB: protein MATHLQGSLFDQTDELRLGSLTGIRRTRLGLGAWIDVLPGWLSGADALFEHLAAEVPWRAERRTMYDNVVDVPRLLAFYGPDDALAHPVLVEARDALSAHYAEELGEPFTTAGLCYYRDGRDSVAWHGDRIGRGAREDTMVAILSVGAPRDLLLRPARGGGETVRRPLGHGDLIVMGGSCQRTWEHSVPKTTRAAGPRISIQFRPHGVH from the coding sequence ATGGCCACGCACCTCCAGGGCTCCCTGTTCGACCAGACCGACGAGCTGCGGCTCGGGTCCCTCACCGGGATCCGCCGTACCCGGCTCGGCCTCGGCGCCTGGATCGACGTGCTGCCCGGCTGGCTCAGCGGGGCCGACGCCCTGTTCGAACACCTGGCGGCCGAGGTCCCCTGGCGTGCGGAGCGGCGCACGATGTACGACAACGTCGTCGACGTACCTCGCCTGCTCGCCTTCTACGGCCCCGACGACGCGCTCGCGCACCCTGTCCTGGTGGAGGCACGCGACGCCCTGTCCGCGCACTACGCCGAGGAACTGGGCGAACCGTTCACCACGGCCGGGCTGTGCTACTACCGCGACGGCCGGGACAGTGTCGCCTGGCACGGGGACCGGATCGGACGGGGCGCACGCGAGGACACGATGGTCGCGATCCTCTCGGTGGGCGCTCCGCGGGACCTGCTGCTGCGCCCGGCGCGGGGCGGCGGCGAGACGGTGCGCCGGCCGCTGGGGCACGGCGACCTCATCGTGATGGGCGGGTCCTGCCAGCGGACCTGGGAACACTCCGTACCGAAGACCACGCGCGCCGCGGGACCGCGCATCAGCATCCAGTTCCGCCCGCACGGCGTGCACTGA
- a CDS encoding TetR/AcrR family transcriptional regulator, with product MVVEGTAKRVTRRRVRTRANLLDAAFAVFAAKGFGRVSIEEVCEAAGYSRGAFYSNFDSLDELFFALYQQRADVIAEQVSGALALDGPDLDVPAAVDRVTDVLLLDRDWLLVKTDFLVHAARDPAVARTLLEHRARLRGAIADRLSRAQVRSALPAVLGDIDGAAHAVVAAYDGVTTQLLLDKDVEHARVWLGQLLTALLTDGSDTTA from the coding sequence ATGGTGGTGGAGGGCACGGCCAAGCGCGTCACCAGGCGCCGCGTCCGTACGCGGGCCAATCTCCTCGACGCCGCGTTCGCGGTGTTCGCGGCCAAGGGATTCGGCCGGGTCTCCATCGAGGAGGTCTGCGAGGCCGCCGGCTACAGCAGGGGCGCCTTCTACTCCAACTTCGACAGCCTGGACGAGCTGTTCTTCGCCCTCTACCAGCAGCGCGCGGACGTGATCGCCGAGCAGGTGTCCGGGGCGCTCGCCCTCGACGGGCCCGACCTGGACGTGCCGGCCGCCGTGGACCGGGTGACGGACGTGCTGCTCCTGGACCGCGACTGGCTGCTGGTGAAGACGGACTTCCTGGTGCACGCCGCCCGCGACCCGGCCGTCGCGCGGACCCTGCTGGAACACCGCGCACGGCTGCGCGGGGCGATCGCCGACCGCCTCTCCCGCGCCCAGGTGCGCAGCGCACTGCCCGCCGTACTCGGCGACATCGACGGCGCCGCACACGCCGTGGTCGCCGCCTACGACGGAGTCACCACCCAACTGCTGCTGGACAAGGACGTCGAGCACGCCCGCGTCTGGCTGGGGCAACTGCTCACGGCGCTGCTCACCGACGGCAGCGACACCACCGCATGA